One window from the genome of Streptomyces sp. NBC_00708 encodes:
- a CDS encoding response regulator transcription factor — protein MTSVLVCDDSPLAREALRRAVATVPGVERVTTAANGEEVLRRWGADRSDLILMDVRMPGLGGVETVRRLLSADPGARIIMLTVAEDLDGVALAVAAGARGYLHKDASRAELRATVTQALADPTWRLAPRRLRSAEMGAAPTLTAREIQVLEGMSHGRSNAEIGRELFLSEDTVKTHARRLFKKLGASDRAHAVALGFRWGLVR, from the coding sequence ATGACATCCGTCCTCGTCTGCGACGACTCCCCGCTTGCCCGAGAAGCGCTCCGTCGCGCGGTCGCGACCGTGCCCGGCGTCGAGCGGGTGACGACGGCCGCCAACGGCGAGGAAGTCCTCCGCCGCTGGGGTGCCGACCGTTCGGATCTGATTCTCATGGACGTACGCATGCCCGGTCTCGGGGGGGTGGAGACGGTCCGGAGGCTGCTCTCCGCCGACCCGGGGGCCCGGATCATCATGCTGACCGTCGCCGAGGACCTGGACGGCGTCGCGCTCGCGGTCGCCGCCGGCGCCCGCGGCTATCTGCACAAGGACGCCTCCCGGGCCGAGCTCCGGGCGACCGTCACCCAGGCGCTGGCCGACCCGACGTGGCGGCTCGCCCCGCGCCGGCTGCGGTCGGCCGAGATGGGTGCGGCGCCCACGCTCACGGCGCGCGAGATCCAGGTCCTCGAAGGAATGAGCCACGGCCGCTCCAACGCGGAGATCGGCCGTGAGCTGTTCCTCTCCGAGGACACGGTGAAGACGCACGCCCGGCGGCTGTTCAAGAAGCTCGGTGCGTCGGACCGGGCCCACGCGGTGGCCCTCGGCTTCCGGTGGGGCCTGGTCCGCTAG